Proteins encoded together in one Pseudomonadota bacterium window:
- a CDS encoding MFS transporter: MTSRIWEKRTNMLSREEIMAAKRFVLFTVFLYALGFGIIIPVLPKFIMMLENVDLSRATFIGGLIAASYALFQFLLGPLIGNLSDRYGRRPVFLLSLAGFAIDYLLMGFAPSVVWLFIGRSIAGGLGAIFGPANSAMADMLREDERAKGFGYVGAAFGIGFILGPAIGGVLADYGARLPFFLAAGLGALAFVYGLFTFPETLPRSRRRDFKLVRANPVGALLHLGKSPAITRIAIVYLLWMTASAIYPATWTYFARAQYGWGDVNVGYSLAIVGLSMTTFQTFVLGKFVARHGERRTAFIAIVFAVTGFAVYMVNPYEWITLALCFVIGIQGMAMPSLNAMMSRRVPETMQGELQGFNGSLSALSAFIAPLIYNTTLTYAIAPERQMIFAGAPFAIAIAIAIMALVILAGVSRQSPESPARQRA, translated from the coding sequence ATGACGAGCAGGATATGGGAGAAACGCACCAACATGCTGAGCAGAGAGGAAATAATGGCAGCCAAGCGTTTCGTGCTGTTCACCGTGTTCCTCTATGCGCTGGGTTTCGGGATCATCATCCCGGTGCTGCCCAAATTCATCATGATGCTGGAAAATGTCGACCTTTCGCGCGCGACATTCATCGGCGGGCTTATTGCCGCTTCCTATGCGCTGTTCCAGTTCCTGCTCGGACCGCTGATCGGTAATCTCAGCGACCGCTATGGCCGCCGCCCGGTATTCCTGCTGTCATTGGCGGGCTTTGCGATCGACTATCTGCTCATGGGTTTTGCCCCCAGTGTCGTCTGGCTGTTCATCGGTCGCTCGATCGCTGGCGGACTGGGCGCGATATTCGGCCCGGCGAACAGCGCCATGGCCGATATGCTGCGCGAGGACGAGCGCGCCAAAGGCTTTGGCTATGTCGGTGCTGCCTTTGGCATCGGCTTCATCCTGGGGCCGGCTATTGGCGGCGTGCTTGCCGATTATGGTGCGCGCCTGCCCTTTTTTCTCGCCGCCGGACTGGGCGCCCTCGCCTTTGTCTATGGCCTGTTCACCTTTCCGGAGACCCTGCCCCGATCCAGGCGGCGCGATTTCAAGCTTGTCCGCGCCAACCCTGTAGGGGCGCTGCTGCATCTCGGCAAAAGCCCGGCGATCACCCGTATCGCCATCGTCTATCTGCTGTGGATGACCGCCAGCGCCATCTATCCGGCGACATGGACCTATTTTGCCCGGGCGCAATATGGCTGGGGCGATGTGAATGTCGGCTATTCACTGGCAATTGTCGGCCTCTCCATGACTACCTTCCAGACATTCGTACTGGGCAAATTTGTCGCCCGCCATGGCGAGCGCCGCACTGCCTTCATCGCCATTGTCTTCGCCGTTACCGGCTTCGCCGTTTATATGGTCAATCCCTATGAATGGATTACGCTTGCGCTGTGTTTCGTCATTGGCATTCAAGGCATGGCGATGCCATCTCTCAACGCGATGATGTCGCGCCGTGTGCCGGAAACCATGCAGGGCGAGCTGCAGGGCTTCAATGGCAGCCTGTCGGCACTGTCTGCGTTTATCGCACCGCTGATCTACAACACCACCTTGACCTATGCCATTGCGCCCGAACGCCAGATGATATTTGCTGGCGCGCCCTTTGCCATTGCCATTGCCATTGCCATCATGGCGCTCGTCATTCTGGCCGGTGTCAGTCGCCAGTCGCCCGAGAGCCCGGCTCGACAGCGTGCATGA
- a CDS encoding CCA tRNA nucleotidyltransferase, translating to MAEARILLDPVWPWPNREDVRDFCALLDGDATSGTQARLVGGAVRDALLGIAASDIDIATPHSPERVQAIAEKAGIKSIPTGIDHGTVTVILASGPVEVTTLRRDVSTDGRHATIVFSEDWREDAGRRDFTFNALYAEPQNGRVHDYFGGLDDLKVGRLRFIGNARTRIEEDYLRILRLFRFHARFGREAIDPELIALCREMGPTLKALSRERISGELLRLIMADGALEAMRAMAEAALWPHILPELTDNGFADFARLIGRAQHHGVSVCAMTRLATLLPRQRDAIDRIAARLRLANADREWLRQLATITDSDLSEPRALAYRFGRDMALEAELLLAGDNLCQKAVEALHEWYPPAFPVSGRDIIRSGIDSGPDVGKALHRLENVWIEAGFPEIDDIEAFVSAYIGNIDDRS from the coding sequence ATGGCTGAGGCGCGGATACTTCTCGATCCTGTCTGGCCATGGCCCAACCGCGAGGATGTGCGCGATTTTTGCGCCCTTCTCGACGGCGATGCCACATCCGGCACACAGGCGCGGCTGGTCGGCGGCGCAGTGCGCGATGCGTTACTCGGCATTGCCGCCAGCGATATCGATATCGCTACGCCGCATTCGCCCGAGAGGGTGCAGGCGATTGCCGAAAAGGCAGGCATAAAATCCATCCCCACCGGTATCGATCATGGCACTGTGACCGTCATACTCGCCAGCGGCCCGGTCGAGGTCACGACGTTGCGCCGCGATGTCAGCACCGATGGCCGCCACGCCACCATCGTCTTTTCCGAAGACTGGCGTGAAGATGCAGGACGACGCGACTTCACCTTCAACGCGCTTTACGCCGAGCCGCAAAACGGCAGGGTGCATGACTATTTTGGCGGCCTTGACGATCTGAAAGTCGGTCGACTGCGCTTCATCGGCAATGCGCGAACCCGTATCGAGGAAGACTATCTCAGGATATTGCGGCTGTTCCGCTTCCACGCACGTTTTGGCAGAGAGGCTATTGATCCGGAGCTGATCGCGCTGTGCCGCGAAATGGGGCCAACACTCAAGGCTCTTTCGCGCGAGCGCATTTCCGGCGAGTTGCTGCGGTTGATCATGGCCGATGGCGCGCTGGAGGCAATGCGCGCCATGGCCGAGGCGGCACTATGGCCACATATCCTGCCAGAATTGACCGACAATGGCTTTGCCGATTTCGCCAGGCTGATCGGGCGTGCACAACATCATGGCGTCAGCGTGTGCGCCATGACAAGGCTGGCGACGCTGCTGCCGCGGCAGCGCGATGCGATTGATCGGATCGCGGCGCGGCTGCGGCTGGCCAATGCCGATCGTGAATGGCTGCGGCAACTGGCCACGATCACCGATTCAGATCTCTCAGAACCGCGCGCTCTCGCCTATCGCTTCGGCAGGGATATGGCGCTGGAGGCGGAGTTGTTGCTCGCCGGGGACAATTTGTGTCAAAAAGCAGTGGAGGCGCTGCACGAATGGTATCCCCCGGCATTTCCGGTCTCCGGGCGTGATATCATCCGCAGCGGCATCGATTCAGGCCCCGATGTCGGCAAGGCACTGCATCGGCTCGAGAATGTCTGGATTGAAGCAGGTTTCCCGGAGATCGATGACATAGAGGCTTTTGTCAGCGCATATATCGGCAATATAGACGACAGGTCCTAG
- a CDS encoding DUF1285 domain-containing protein, translating to MPYTPPPNIQSLDPKALAALVSGQKRPPVELWHPEAESESHMHIAADGRWYHHGGEIRRPAMVRLFASILRREKDGRYALVTPYEKQFISVENVPFVAVELSTKATNRGHVLSFRLNTDEVVIAGQENRLRTEGPDNDPRFYLTLRPGLEALLSRTAHCDLINLILEQDDMAPEYRLDYGGGELVLHLTDTEDAA from the coding sequence ATGCCCTACACGCCACCACCCAATATCCAGTCGCTCGATCCCAAAGCCCTCGCAGCACTTGTCTCCGGACAGAAACGCCCACCCGTAGAGCTTTGGCACCCCGAAGCCGAGAGTGAGAGCCATATGCACATCGCTGCCGATGGCCGCTGGTATCATCATGGCGGCGAGATCCGGCGCCCGGCAATGGTGCGACTATTCGCATCGATCCTGCGGCGGGAGAAAGATGGCCGTTATGCACTGGTTACGCCTTATGAGAAACAGTTCATAAGTGTTGAGAATGTCCCCTTTGTTGCCGTCGAGCTCTCCACGAAAGCTACTAATCGCGGCCATGTCCTGAGTTTCCGCCTGAACACCGACGAGGTGGTGATTGCAGGACAGGAGAATCGGCTGAGAACCGAAGGTCCGGACAATGATCCGCGCTTTTACCTGACATTGCGTCCCGGTCTGGAGGCATTACTGTCACGCACTGCCCATTGCGATCTGATCAACCTGATCCTCGAACAGGATGATATGGCTCCGGAATACCGGCTCGATTATGGCGGCGGTGAACTGGTGCTGCATCTGACCGATACGGAAGACGCAGCATAA
- a CDS encoding PQQ-dependent sugar dehydrogenase, whose translation MHRLSAATALSLALFACNSSNDAQAGNSADTHGPSYILSAEAENWPFVAEEVAVFNEPWALTFVSDDMMLVTEKTGKLFMVGMDGQKTEVAGVPEVDYGGQGGLGDIVLAPDFADTSMVYLSWVEAGENDTRGAVVGRATLTTPGADADAAPRLEGLEIIWRQFPKVTGRGHYSHRIAFSPDGKYLFIGSGERQKFDPAQDMQANLGKVVRLNPDGTIPEDNPFYDQGGVTAQIWSLGHRNILGLAFDAQGRLWNQEMGPRHGDELNLVQRGANYGYPIVSNGDHYSGEEIPDHDTRPEFSAPATYWVPAISPAGLSFYNGDVFPEWKGSAFIGGLSSEALVRVTIDGDKASEAERFEMGARIREAEQGPAGHLWVLEDERRGSGGRLLKLSPKP comes from the coding sequence ATGCATCGTCTTTCTGCCGCCACCGCCCTGTCGCTCGCCCTGTTCGCCTGTAATTCCAGCAATGATGCCCAGGCGGGAAATAGCGCCGACACTCACGGCCCCAGCTACATCCTATCAGCCGAAGCCGAAAACTGGCCATTCGTTGCCGAAGAAGTCGCAGTATTCAACGAGCCATGGGCGCTGACATTTGTCAGCGACGACATGATGCTGGTCACCGAAAAAACCGGCAAGCTGTTCATGGTCGGCATGGATGGTCAGAAAACCGAAGTCGCTGGTGTCCCCGAGGTCGATTATGGCGGCCAGGGCGGTCTGGGCGATATTGTCCTCGCCCCGGATTTCGCTGACACCTCAATGGTCTATCTCAGCTGGGTAGAAGCAGGTGAGAATGATACCCGCGGTGCCGTTGTCGGTCGTGCGACGCTAACCACCCCCGGGGCGGATGCCGATGCCGCGCCGCGTCTCGAAGGGCTGGAGATCATCTGGCGCCAATTCCCGAAAGTCACCGGGCGCGGTCATTATTCGCACCGCATCGCCTTTTCGCCCGATGGCAAATATCTGTTCATCGGCTCGGGTGAGCGCCAGAAATTCGATCCGGCGCAGGACATGCAGGCCAATCTCGGCAAGGTGGTGCGGCTCAATCCTGATGGCACCATCCCCGAAGACAACCCCTTTTACGATCAGGGCGGGGTCACGGCCCAGATCTGGTCGCTCGGCCATCGCAACATATTGGGCCTTGCATTCGATGCCCAGGGGCGGCTGTGGAACCAGGAAATGGGGCCGCGCCATGGCGATGAGCTCAACCTGGTGCAGCGCGGTGCCAATTATGGCTATCCCATTGTTTCCAACGGCGATCACTATAGCGGTGAGGAAATACCCGACCATGACACCCGGCCCGAATTCAGCGCACCGGCAACCTATTGGGTGCCGGCGATCTCACCCGCGGGGCTGAGCTTTTACAATGGCGATGTCTTCCCCGAATGGAAAGGCAGCGCTTTTATCGGCGGACTGTCCAGCGAGGCGCTGGTGCGCGTTACCATTGACGGCGACAAGGCCAGCGAGGCCGAGCGTTTCGAGATGGGCGCACGCATCCGCGAAGCTGAACAGGGACCGGCAGGTCATCTCTGGGTACTGGAAGATGAACGCCGTGGCTCGGGCGGGCGGCTGCTGAAGCTCAGCCCGAAACCCTGA
- a CDS encoding ribonuclease HII, translating into MANQNFNPGSPVICGVDEAGRGPLAGPVVAAAVILPSGYGIEGLADSKKLTAKRRALLEQQIKQSCVFGIGIAEPDEIDRINILQATMQAMVRAVEAVQQRFDRVHVDGNRLPSWSYPAEAIIGGDASDPAISAASILAKEHRDRLMLALAGADDRYGWRRNKGYGTKEHLAALESHGVSDHHRHSFAPVARVAQIRSGFSSR; encoded by the coding sequence ATGGCGAACCAAAATTTCAATCCGGGTTCACCTGTTATCTGCGGCGTCGATGAAGCCGGGCGCGGGCCGCTGGCGGGGCCGGTGGTGGCAGCGGCGGTGATCCTGCCCTCCGGTTATGGCATAGAAGGACTGGCCGACAGCAAGAAACTGACGGCGAAACGACGCGCTCTGCTGGAGCAGCAGATAAAGCAAAGCTGTGTTTTTGGCATTGGTATCGCCGAACCCGATGAAATTGACCGTATCAATATCTTGCAGGCGACGATGCAGGCGATGGTCCGCGCGGTTGAGGCGGTGCAACAGCGTTTTGACAGGGTTCATGTCGACGGTAACAGGCTGCCATCATGGTCCTATCCAGCCGAGGCGATTATCGGCGGCGATGCCAGCGATCCAGCCATCTCTGCAGCCTCGATCCTGGCCAAGGAGCATCGCGACCGGCTGATGCTGGCGTTGGCGGGCGCGGATGATCGCTATGGCTGGCGGCGCAACAAGGGCTATGGCACAAAGGAGCATCTTGCGGCGCTGGAAAGCCATGGCGTCAGTGATCATCACCGGCACAGTTTCGCTCCGGTGGCCCGAGTCGCTCAGATTCGCAGCGGTTTTTCATCCAGGTGA
- a CDS encoding CoA pyrophosphatase, which translates to MNMELWQQRLSAALQSTANHDIDDELRDERYFGTPERGYVDAAVLIPITRRPEPGLLLTQRPETMRSHPGQVAFPGGKVDPEDQDAIATALREANEELAIPAEAVEVIGTGECYHSASGFSITPVVAFLPADLPLMANPAEVADWFEMPFTDAVDHQAIKRRYGHWKGHRRGYYELIWQKRRIWGVTAGILANLARQIAAVDDHAMVRDSGVNG; encoded by the coding sequence ATGAACATGGAGTTATGGCAGCAGCGGCTGAGTGCAGCGCTGCAAAGCACCGCCAATCACGATATTGACGATGAACTGCGCGACGAGCGCTATTTCGGCACACCCGAGCGCGGCTATGTCGATGCTGCGGTGCTGATCCCGATTACGCGAAGGCCGGAACCCGGGCTGTTGCTGACCCAACGCCCAGAAACCATGCGCAGCCATCCTGGGCAAGTGGCTTTCCCCGGCGGCAAGGTCGACCCGGAAGACCAAGATGCCATCGCCACCGCCTTGCGTGAGGCCAATGAGGAACTGGCCATCCCGGCCGAAGCGGTCGAGGTCATCGGGACCGGTGAATGCTATCACAGCGCCAGCGGTTTTTCGATCACACCAGTGGTGGCTTTCCTGCCCGCCGACCTGCCGCTGATGGCCAATCCCGCAGAGGTCGCGGACTGGTTTGAAATGCCTTTTACCGATGCCGTCGACCATCAGGCAATCAAGCGGCGATATGGCCATTGGAAGGGGCATAGACGCGGCTATTATGAGCTGATCTGGCAGAAGCGCCGTATCTGGGGCGTCACCGCTGGCATATTGGCCAATCTCGCGCGCCAGATCGCAGCAGTGGACGATCATGCCATGGTGCGGGACAGCGGCGTCAATGGCTGA
- a CDS encoding N-acetyltransferase — MTALHPLSAVPEDLVEALLDRVFGEDRHQRTAYKLREGARMLDALSFAALDDADYLVGSIQCWPVKLSADNQDEFPMIMIGPVAVDPQHQNAGIGRAMMTAVLESLSASAPLPLVMIGDPEYYGRHFGFSSKRTQGWQLPGPFERKRLLIKTIKGLKLPEIATLEPWLHGASP, encoded by the coding sequence ATGACCGCTCTCCACCCGCTTTCCGCTGTTCCGGAAGATCTTGTCGAAGCCCTGCTTGACCGGGTTTTTGGCGAGGACCGCCATCAGCGCACCGCCTATAAGCTGCGCGAAGGCGCACGCATGCTCGATGCCCTGTCTTTTGCCGCGCTCGATGATGCGGACTATCTGGTCGGTAGCATCCAGTGTTGGCCGGTGAAGCTCAGCGCCGACAATCAGGACGAGTTCCCGATGATCATGATCGGTCCCGTCGCTGTCGATCCGCAGCATCAGAACGCCGGCATCGGCCGCGCGATGATGACGGCTGTGCTGGAATCGCTGTCAGCTTCGGCGCCACTGCCGCTGGTGATGATCGGTGACCCGGAATATTATGGCCGCCATTTCGGTTTCAGTTCCAAGCGCACGCAAGGATGGCAGCTACCCGGACCGTTCGAGCGCAAGCGCTTGCTCATCAAGACGATCAAGGGACTGAAGCTGCCCGAAATTGCGACTCTGGAGCCATGGCTCCATGGCGCTTCTCCATAG
- a CDS encoding DUF1499 domain-containing protein, whose protein sequence is MDNRDDVPRWHWSVAMALTALVLGVLTLAIALVGAIGAGQQWWGQDAGMQSLTGAFFLGLITMVLALGILFYYRKQGQPLVLFSVLALLLAGGYVAYIGYHIIKASSLPMIHDISTDLENPPQYVALSLRQDNYSDIPGRGEPEYAGKNAFERWQQLHSQGYPDIKKLRFDKSVAEVIASAEEIATVNGWDIAAVDPLNGRLEATDTVALLKFKDDVVVRAVPDADGEGSIVDIRSVSRYGLSDIGVNAKRIRRFSQQLTDTLGE, encoded by the coding sequence ATGGACAATAGAGATGACGTGCCTCGCTGGCACTGGTCGGTCGCCATGGCCTTGACCGCGCTGGTGCTGGGTGTGCTGACGCTGGCTATTGCGCTGGTCGGCGCGATTGGCGCGGGTCAGCAATGGTGGGGTCAGGATGCAGGCATGCAGAGCCTGACCGGGGCGTTCTTCCTCGGTCTGATCACCATGGTGCTCGCGCTCGGCATCCTTTTCTATTATCGCAAACAAGGCCAGCCGCTGGTGTTGTTCAGTGTGCTCGCGCTGCTGCTTGCCGGAGGCTATGTCGCCTATATCGGCTATCATATCATCAAGGCGTCATCACTGCCGATGATCCATGACATCTCGACCGATCTGGAAAATCCGCCGCAATATGTTGCGTTAAGTCTGAGGCAGGACAATTATTCCGACATTCCTGGCCGCGGTGAACCGGAATATGCCGGCAAAAATGCGTTTGAGCGCTGGCAACAACTGCACAGCCAGGGTTATCCCGATATCAAGAAGCTGCGCTTTGACAAGAGCGTCGCTGAAGTCATTGCCAGTGCAGAAGAAATTGCAACTGTCAATGGCTGGGATATTGCCGCTGTCGACCCACTTAATGGTCGTTTGGAAGCAACCGACACGGTAGCCCTGCTGAAGTTCAAGGATGATGTTGTGGTCCGCGCTGTCCCCGATGCCGATGGCGAGGGCAGTATCGTCGATATCCGCTCGGTGTCGCGCTACGGTCTCAGCGATATCGGTGTCAATGCCAAGCGCATCCGCCGCTTTTCACAACAGTTGACCGACACACTCGGCGAATAG